A window of Lacibacter sediminis contains these coding sequences:
- a CDS encoding RNA polymerase sigma factor: protein MHADQKYIEALLNHDQRLISEIYQRFAPNMKAYLLSRGCSEEDAGDVFQEALIDIYKLANDKKFVLTCPFEAFLLLLCKRKFINKTKKTSLTVVTNGEDDAYTHISGDANAGAAEHTAQVEKEKLVMLVLDDMGNCKEVILKSLLKKPQEEIAEELGMTYAYYRKRKSNCMGELAELVRNKPQFKEMMS from the coding sequence TTGCATGCCGATCAAAAATATATTGAGGCTTTATTAAACCACGACCAGCGACTCATCAGTGAAATATACCAGCGCTTTGCACCGAATATGAAAGCTTACCTGCTTTCACGTGGCTGTAGTGAAGAGGATGCAGGTGATGTTTTCCAGGAAGCGTTGATCGATATTTATAAGCTGGCGAACGACAAAAAGTTTGTGCTCACCTGTCCTTTTGAAGCTTTTCTTTTATTACTCTGCAAACGAAAATTCATCAATAAAACGAAAAAAACTTCGCTTACTGTGGTAACAAATGGCGAAGACGATGCATATACCCATATATCCGGTGATGCCAATGCAGGTGCAGCCGAACATACGGCACAGGTGGAGAAAGAAAAGCTGGTGATGCTCGTGCTCGATGATATGGGCAATTGCAAAGAAGTGATCCTGAAAAGCCTGCTGAAAAAGCCGCAGGAAGAAATTGCAGAAGAATTGGGGATGACGTATGCGTATTACCGCAAACGAAAAAGCAATTGCATGGGAGAGCTGGCAGAACTGGTAAGGAACAAACCTCAATTTAAAGAAATGATGTCATGA
- a CDS encoding tol-pal system YbgF family protein: MNYSYSDIDAYLNGELNAEEQQSFEQELRSNQQLQEQVNAYRLLNSTVGKHQQAEQTLPELKQILGPLTHQHFKKEKAKVFTMKRTMYMLAAAASVVLILLLALPGTSPDNYSFDDMPGAIVRGAEDEKAKAAQLFNTKQYAEAATAFTQLKATSPADAAVDFYLGISLLKTEKYAEALPLFEALANGSSVYAEDANFFAALSAYHLQQNEKAKQYAVKVKEGSRYWKNAKAILKKVK, translated from the coding sequence ATGAACTACTCGTACTCTGATATTGATGCTTACCTGAACGGTGAACTGAATGCTGAAGAGCAACAGTCATTTGAACAGGAACTCCGCAGCAACCAACAACTGCAGGAGCAGGTGAACGCCTATCGTTTACTCAATAGTACAGTGGGTAAACATCAGCAGGCAGAACAAACGTTGCCGGAATTAAAACAAATACTTGGCCCTCTTACACATCAACACTTCAAAAAAGAAAAAGCAAAAGTATTTACAATGAAGCGAACGATGTATATGCTGGCCGCCGCTGCATCGGTTGTTTTGATCCTGCTACTTGCATTGCCCGGCACCTCACCAGATAATTATTCGTTTGATGATATGCCCGGTGCTATTGTTCGTGGAGCGGAAGATGAAAAAGCAAAAGCGGCACAATTATTCAATACCAAACAATATGCAGAAGCAGCAACTGCATTCACTCAATTAAAAGCAACTTCTCCAGCTGATGCTGCTGTTGATTTTTATCTAGGCATCAGTCTGCTGAAAACAGAAAAATATGCTGAGGCATTGCCTTTGTTTGAAGCATTGGCGAATGGTTCATCGGTGTATGCAGAAGATGCGAATTTCTTTGCTGCATTAAGTGCTTATCATTTACAACAGAATGAAAAGGCAAAACAATATGCTGTGAAAGTGAAAGAAGGAAGCAGGTATTGGAAGAATGCGAAGGCGATTTTGAAAAAGGTGAAGTAA
- a CDS encoding fasciclin domain-containing protein translates to MKKGLFSWGTLLFVCLIIATGCQKQNDAIADQNNFEKESIAAIIQNPNTSFTVKGGTGSTISSRASAGKKVKFTYLAVALARTGLTSTLSTLGTNYTLFAPTDDAFIAAGFKTIQDVVKAPKEVLTPILLYHVLGAKVLAAQVPAGPNAAVTTLNGATAYVTSNSNGVFINGSPVIVADVKAANGVIHVIDNILMPPSGNIVATALADKDFTYLVAAVLRASQGATNVAALLSGDGPLTVFAPRNQAFIDAGFNTIADINAADPDELTKILAYHVVVGRVFSSDLTNDMSVPMFAGGNTIITLNGGAKILGEGNGTDAHNIIKTDIVTTNGVIHVIDGVLLPE, encoded by the coding sequence ATGAAAAAAGGACTTTTTTCGTGGGGCACGCTATTGTTTGTATGCCTCATCATCGCTACAGGATGTCAAAAGCAAAACGATGCGATTGCTGATCAGAACAATTTTGAAAAGGAATCAATTGCAGCCATCATTCAAAATCCGAACACCAGTTTTACAGTAAAAGGTGGAACAGGATCAACTATTTCAAGCAGGGCTTCTGCAGGTAAAAAAGTGAAATTCACGTATCTCGCCGTTGCGCTTGCACGTACAGGTTTAACAAGTACCCTATCAACGCTGGGTACAAACTACACATTGTTTGCACCAACTGATGATGCCTTTATAGCTGCAGGTTTTAAAACTATTCAGGATGTGGTAAAAGCACCCAAAGAAGTATTGACTCCAATCTTATTGTACCATGTACTTGGTGCAAAAGTTTTGGCAGCTCAGGTGCCTGCAGGTCCTAATGCAGCAGTAACAACTTTAAATGGAGCGACTGCCTATGTTACATCAAACAGTAATGGGGTGTTTATTAATGGCTCACCTGTAATTGTAGCTGATGTAAAAGCAGCAAACGGTGTAATCCACGTGATTGATAATATTCTGATGCCACCTTCAGGAAATATTGTAGCAACAGCACTTGCAGATAAAGACTTCACCTATTTGGTTGCTGCAGTATTAAGAGCAAGCCAAGGTGCTACAAACGTGGCCGCACTTTTAAGTGGCGATGGTCCATTGACAGTATTTGCACCACGTAATCAAGCGTTTATTGACGCAGGCTTTAACACAATCGCTGATATAAATGCTGCTGATCCTGATGAGTTAACGAAAATTCTTGCGTACCATGTAGTTGTAGGCAGAGTATTTTCATCTGATCTCACAAATGATATGAGTGTGCCGATGTTTGCAGGAGGTAACACGATTATTACATTAAATGGCGGTGCTAAAATTTTAGGTGAAGGCAACGGAACAGATGCTCACAATATCATCAAAACAGATATTGTTACAACCAATGGAGTTATCCATGTAATTGATGGTGTATTGTTACCAGAATGA
- a CDS encoding alpha/beta hydrolase — protein sequence MLYRSLFFVALLFFSTALSAQTKEGEKVFPLGIIRQVHSVELNENRTLNIYLPEGYHKDSSYPVIYLLDGSADEDFIHVAGLVQFYNFPWVNVLPKSIVVGIANVDRRRDFTFPTTIEKDKRDFPTTGGSEKFIRFIEKELQPFINQSLKTNGSNMLIGQSLGGLLATEVLFKKPELFSQYIIVSPSLWWDKESLLKTKLSAFENKLSVYIAVGKEGKIMEEDAKALHELLKTKLINGTIQFEYISNKEHGNIFHQAVANAFEFIGTQK from the coding sequence ATGCTTTATCGTTCTTTGTTTTTCGTTGCACTCTTGTTTTTTTCAACAGCACTATCAGCACAAACAAAAGAAGGAGAGAAAGTTTTCCCGCTCGGCATCATCCGTCAAGTTCATTCAGTTGAGTTAAATGAAAATCGAACGCTGAATATTTATTTGCCGGAGGGTTATCATAAAGATTCAAGCTATCCTGTTATTTATTTACTCGATGGTTCTGCTGATGAAGATTTTATTCATGTTGCAGGACTTGTTCAATTCTATAATTTTCCATGGGTGAATGTATTGCCTAAATCAATTGTGGTGGGCATTGCCAATGTTGATCGCCGGAGAGACTTTACGTTTCCAACAACAATTGAAAAAGATAAAAGAGATTTTCCAACAACAGGTGGCTCAGAAAAATTCATTCGCTTTATTGAAAAGGAATTGCAGCCTTTTATCAACCAATCACTCAAGACAAACGGAAGCAATATGCTCATCGGGCAATCGCTGGGTGGATTGCTGGCAACCGAAGTGTTATTCAAAAAGCCGGAATTGTTTTCACAGTATATAATCGTAAGTCCGAGTTTGTGGTGGGATAAAGAATCGCTGTTGAAAACAAAACTTTCAGCTTTTGAAAACAAGCTATCAGTTTACATCGCTGTTGGCAAAGAAGGAAAGATTATGGAAGAAGATGCAAAGGCATTACATGAATTACTGAAAACAAAATTAATAAACGGCACAATTCAATTCGAATACATCAGCAATAAAGAACATGGAAATATTTTTCATCAGGCAGTAGCTAATGCATTTGAATTTATAGGAACGCAGAAGTAG
- the rimM gene encoding ribosome maturation factor RimM (Essential for efficient processing of 16S rRNA), whose amino-acid sequence MEYFSIGQILGTFGLNGEVVLKHNLGKKTSLKGLEVLFVEESKDKFLPYFITGTKIKNEEEVYIAIDGITTKEQAKKLSPKKVWLREEDFHKQAGKSAPISLIGYLMIDGRKELGNVLEVIEQPLQILCRLEIEGKEVLIPLHEETIRSINHKKKQVLVELPEGLLEVYLG is encoded by the coding sequence ATGGAATACTTCAGCATTGGACAAATACTCGGCACTTTTGGATTAAACGGCGAAGTTGTGCTGAAACATAATCTCGGTAAAAAAACTTCACTGAAAGGATTGGAAGTATTGTTTGTGGAAGAATCGAAAGATAAATTTCTTCCTTACTTTATTACAGGGACCAAGATCAAGAATGAAGAGGAAGTGTACATCGCCATCGATGGAATTACAACAAAAGAACAGGCTAAAAAATTATCGCCGAAAAAAGTATGGTTGCGTGAAGAAGATTTTCACAAACAGGCAGGCAAGTCGGCTCCTATTTCGCTCATTGGTTATTTAATGATCGATGGCAGAAAAGAGTTAGGCAATGTGCTCGAAGTAATTGAACAACCACTGCAGATCTTATGCAGATTGGAAATTGAAGGTAAAGAAGTGTTGATACCACTACACGAAGAAACTATCCGCAGCATCAATCATAAAAAGAAACAGGTGTTGGTAGAATTGCCAGAAGGTTTGCTGGAAGTTTATTTAGGATAA
- the rpsP gene encoding 30S ribosomal protein S16 — MPVKIRLQRHGSKKRPFYFIVVADARAPRDGKFIQKIGTYNPVTEPAVIQIDRQKALEWLHKGAQPTDTVRKILSTKGVLYLKHLLRGVGLGLFDQAAAMEKFQSWHSEHEATEAKKREEARKARFKQRSGGNYQRRPMAPRSQEGGAAPTAE, encoded by the coding sequence ATGCCAGTTAAAATCCGTCTGCAAAGACACGGGTCAAAAAAGAGACCCTTCTATTTCATCGTAGTGGCCGACGCAAGAGCCCCAAGAGATGGAAAATTCATTCAGAAAATCGGTACTTACAACCCTGTAACAGAGCCTGCTGTGATCCAGATCGATCGTCAGAAAGCTTTGGAGTGGTTACACAAAGGAGCTCAGCCTACTGATACAGTACGCAAGATCCTTTCTACAAAAGGTGTATTGTATCTGAAACACCTCTTACGTGGTGTTGGTCTTGGTCTTTTCGATCAGGCTGCTGCAATGGAGAAATTCCAATCTTGGCACAGCGAGCACGAAGCTACTGAAGCGAAGAAAAGAGAAGAAGCCCGTAAGGCAAGATTCAAACAGCGCAGTGGTGGTAACTACCAACGCCGTCCTATGGCTCCAAGAAGCCAGGAAGGTGGAGCAGCACCAACAGCTGAGTAA
- the ffh gene encoding signal recognition particle protein, whose translation MFQNLSERLESAFKNIKGEGRITELNIAATVKDIRRALVDADVNYKIAKDFTDTVKDKAQGSKVLLAVNPGQQMVKIVQDELTELMGGTESELELKGAPAVILIAGLQGSGKTTFSGKLANYLKTQKGKSPLLVAADIYRPAAIDQLTVLAGQIGVDIYSERENKDAVAIVQNAIKEAKSKNKNVVIIDTAGRLAIDEVLMKEVADIKAAVNPNEILFVVDSMTGQDAVNTAKAFNDRLNFTGVVLTKLDGDTRGGAALSIKYTVNKPIKFVSSGEKMDTLDVFYPDRMAQRILGMGDITSLVEKAQAQFDEEQAKKLEKKIRKNQFDFEDFKQQLEQIKKMGNLKDLMGMIPGMGKAMKDIEISDDSFKGVEAIINSMTPQERANPDLISQSRRLRIAKGSGKDIAEVNAFMKQFEQMKQMMSMMNKMPMGKMMPGMGRR comes from the coding sequence ATGTTTCAGAATTTAAGTGAACGTTTAGAGAGTGCGTTTAAGAATATAAAAGGTGAAGGCCGTATTACCGAGCTCAACATTGCCGCTACGGTGAAAGATATCCGTCGTGCCCTTGTGGATGCCGACGTAAACTATAAAATTGCCAAAGACTTTACCGATACAGTGAAGGATAAGGCACAAGGTTCCAAGGTGTTGCTGGCGGTTAACCCCGGTCAGCAAATGGTTAAAATTGTGCAGGATGAACTGACAGAATTAATGGGCGGCACCGAAAGCGAACTTGAACTGAAAGGTGCTCCTGCAGTTATTCTCATCGCCGGTTTACAGGGTAGCGGTAAAACCACGTTTAGCGGAAAACTCGCTAATTACCTCAAAACACAGAAAGGCAAATCGCCTTTGCTGGTAGCGGCAGATATCTACCGTCCGGCGGCGATCGATCAGTTGACGGTTTTGGCGGGGCAAATCGGTGTTGATATTTACAGCGAAAGGGAGAACAAAGATGCCGTTGCCATTGTACAAAATGCCATCAAAGAAGCAAAATCGAAGAACAAGAATGTAGTTATTATCGATACGGCCGGTCGCCTGGCCATTGATGAGGTATTGATGAAGGAAGTAGCTGATATTAAAGCTGCTGTGAACCCGAACGAGATCCTCTTTGTGGTGGATAGTATGACGGGGCAAGATGCGGTGAACACAGCCAAAGCCTTCAACGACCGACTCAACTTTACGGGAGTTGTGCTCACCAAACTCGATGGTGATACCCGTGGTGGTGCGGCGCTTTCCATCAAATACACCGTAAACAAACCCATCAAGTTTGTGAGCAGTGGCGAAAAGATGGATACGCTCGATGTGTTTTACCCTGATCGTATGGCGCAGCGAATCCTCGGCATGGGTGACATTACTTCACTTGTGGAGAAAGCGCAGGCCCAGTTCGACGAAGAACAGGCTAAGAAACTTGAGAAAAAGATCCGCAAGAACCAGTTCGACTTTGAAGATTTCAAGCAACAACTGGAGCAGATCAAGAAAATGGGCAACCTGAAAGACCTGATGGGCATGATTCCCGGAATGGGCAAAGCCATGAAGGATATTGAGATCAGTGACGATTCATTTAAAGGCGTTGAAGCGATCATCAATTCAATGACCCCGCAGGAAAGGGCAAACCCTGACCTCATCAGCCAAAGCCGTCGTTTGCGCATAGCCAAAGGCAGCGGAAAAGATATTGCCGAAGTGAACGCTTTCATGAAACAGTTTGAGCAAATGAAGCAAATGATGAGCATGATGAACAAAATGCCGATGGGCAAGATGATGCCTGGTATGGGCCGCCGGTAA
- a CDS encoding glycosyltransferase family 2 protein, translating to MFNNKKVIVVLPAYNAAKTLEITYNEIPFDIVDEVVLVDDASKDETVAKAKELGIKHIISHQKNKGYGGNQKSCYNKALELGGDIVVMLHPDYQYTPMLLPAMISIIGNDVYPVVFGSRILGNGALKGGMPMYKYIANRFLTLVQNILLGQKLSEYHTGYRAFSKEVLQSIKYEECNDDFVFDNEMAAQIFYKGYQIGEVTCPTKYFEEASSINFSRSMKYGLGCLKTSLVYRLCKWGLMKSKLY from the coding sequence ATGTTTAATAACAAGAAAGTCATTGTCGTGCTGCCTGCTTATAATGCAGCCAAAACATTAGAGATCACTTACAATGAAATCCCTTTTGACATTGTAGACGAAGTGGTGCTGGTTGATGACGCCAGTAAAGATGAAACCGTTGCCAAAGCAAAAGAGCTGGGGATTAAGCACATCATCAGCCACCAAAAGAACAAAGGTTACGGGGGTAATCAGAAGAGTTGTTATAACAAAGCGCTGGAGTTGGGTGGCGATATTGTGGTGATGCTGCACCCCGATTATCAATACACGCCCATGTTGTTGCCTGCAATGATCAGTATTATTGGGAATGATGTGTACCCGGTTGTGTTTGGCAGCCGTATTTTAGGTAACGGTGCATTGAAAGGTGGCATGCCCATGTATAAATACATTGCGAATCGTTTTCTAACACTCGTACAAAATATTTTACTCGGCCAGAAATTATCTGAATATCATACAGGCTACCGTGCCTTCAGCAAGGAAGTATTGCAAAGCATCAAGTACGAGGAATGCAATGATGATTTTGTGTTTGACAATGAAATGGCAGCGCAGATCTTTTACAAAGGTTACCAGATTGGCGAAGTAACCTGTCCAACAAAATATTTTGAAGAAGCCAGCAGCATCAACTTCAGCCGAAGCATGAAATATGGGTTAGGTTGTTTAAAAACATCGCTGGTCTATCGTTTATGCAAGTGGGGTTTGATGAAGAGTAAGTTGTATTAA
- a CDS encoding TlpA family protein disulfide reductase, with amino-acid sequence MKRSMFLIILVFIVVSASSQPLNKISKDRNGNPMLEGCCTREALLQEPFASWFVPNYNTYKIDSATAVQLKPYIANKTFVLFLGTWCGDSKREVPRLYKIFDYCGVQPEQIKLVMVSNHDTAYKQSPTHEEQGKNILRVPTLLVLENGSEINRFVEYPVESLEKDLLHMLSRKGYKHAYDKSK; translated from the coding sequence ATGAAACGATCAATGTTTTTAATCATACTTGTATTTATAGTTGTTAGTGCTTCATCACAACCTTTGAACAAAATCAGTAAAGACCGTAACGGCAACCCGATGCTTGAAGGATGTTGTACTCGTGAAGCCTTGCTGCAGGAACCATTTGCATCATGGTTCGTTCCGAATTACAATACTTATAAAATTGACAGCGCTACAGCGGTTCAACTTAAACCATACATCGCCAATAAAACCTTTGTGTTGTTTCTCGGCACATGGTGTGGTGACAGTAAACGTGAAGTACCACGTCTCTATAAAATTTTTGATTACTGCGGTGTACAACCTGAGCAAATAAAACTGGTAATGGTGAGTAACCATGATACTGCTTATAAACAAAGTCCAACACATGAGGAGCAAGGAAAGAATATTCTGAGAGTACCAACATTGCTGGTATTGGAAAACGGGAGTGAGATCAACCGTTTTGTTGAATACCCGGTTGAAAGTTTAGAAAAAGATCTGTTGCATATGTTATCACGCAAAGGATATAAACATGCTTACGATAAATCAAAGTGA
- the ade gene encoding adenine deaminase, translating into MASLTITGNIVDLFSQTVFLGSVTVENGIITAINQLSAEAKEGESFILPGFIDSHVHIESSMLVPSEFAKLAVVHGTVATVSDPHEIANVCGMAGVEFMIENGKTVPFKFNFGAPSCVPATTFETAGAALNAADVKKLLQKDEIKYLSEMMNFPGVLHADEEVMEKIKAAKELGKPVDGHAPGLRGADAKKYIEAGISTDHECFTKEEALDKLKYGMKIIIREGSAAKNFEALYSLIDEYPDQILFCSDDKHPDSLVEGHINQLCARAVAKGMNVFNVLKAACVTPVLHYKLEVGLLRTGDAADFVVVNDLKEFKAEKTFINGKLVAENGKSFIESKQSGIINNFNCDAKPVAEFEFHLNRFGMADEENIEQVYVVEAMDGQLITNKLIEPITSFKVVNDIIQTNTEQDLLYMVVVNRYSNAPVAKSFVKNFGLKKGAVASSVAHDSHNIIAVGVDADSLCRAVNLIISAKGGVSVVNEKEEHLLPLPVAGLMSADDGYKVAEAYSSIDAAAKALGSTLAAPFMTLSFMGLLVIPHLKLSDMGLFDGDSFRLV; encoded by the coding sequence ATGGCTTCTCTAACTATTACAGGCAACATCGTTGATTTGTTTTCTCAAACTGTTTTTTTGGGCTCCGTAACTGTTGAAAATGGCATCATCACGGCCATTAACCAGCTTTCTGCTGAAGCAAAAGAAGGCGAATCTTTTATTCTGCCTGGTTTTATCGACAGCCATGTGCACATCGAAAGCTCCATGTTGGTGCCTTCTGAATTTGCCAAGCTGGCGGTTGTGCATGGCACAGTAGCAACCGTGAGCGACCCACATGAAATTGCCAACGTGTGCGGCATGGCCGGCGTTGAATTTATGATCGAAAACGGGAAAACAGTACCATTCAAATTCAATTTCGGCGCACCAAGTTGTGTTCCTGCAACAACATTTGAAACAGCAGGCGCAGCATTAAATGCAGCTGATGTAAAAAAACTGTTGCAAAAAGATGAAATCAAATACCTGAGTGAGATGATGAATTTCCCGGGAGTGTTGCATGCTGATGAAGAAGTAATGGAAAAAATAAAGGCTGCTAAAGAACTCGGCAAACCGGTTGATGGACATGCGCCGGGTTTGAGAGGAGCTGATGCAAAAAAATACATTGAGGCAGGTATTTCGACCGATCACGAATGTTTCACCAAAGAAGAAGCATTGGATAAGTTGAAGTATGGTATGAAGATCATCATCCGTGAAGGAAGCGCAGCGAAAAATTTTGAAGCCTTGTATTCATTGATCGATGAATACCCTGATCAAATACTCTTTTGCAGTGATGATAAACATCCTGATAGTTTAGTGGAAGGACATATCAATCAACTTTGTGCAAGAGCTGTTGCAAAAGGCATGAATGTGTTTAATGTATTGAAAGCTGCCTGCGTAACGCCTGTGCTACATTATAAACTTGAGGTAGGTTTACTTCGGACCGGTGATGCAGCCGATTTTGTTGTTGTAAATGATCTGAAAGAATTTAAAGCAGAGAAAACATTCATTAATGGCAAGTTGGTTGCCGAGAACGGCAAGTCGTTCATTGAAAGCAAACAATCGGGCATCATTAATAATTTTAACTGCGATGCCAAACCTGTTGCTGAATTTGAATTTCATCTCAACCGTTTTGGTATGGCCGATGAAGAAAATATTGAACAGGTGTATGTAGTGGAAGCAATGGATGGTCAACTTATCACAAACAAATTAATTGAGCCCATTACTTCGTTCAAAGTTGTAAACGATATTATTCAAACCAATACAGAACAAGATCTGTTGTACATGGTTGTGGTGAACCGCTATAGCAATGCACCGGTTGCTAAATCGTTCGTGAAGAATTTTGGTTTGAAGAAAGGCGCTGTTGCTTCATCAGTTGCGCACGACAGTCATAATATTATTGCGGTGGGTGTTGATGCAGATAGTTTGTGCCGTGCTGTGAACCTTATTATTTCGGCAAAAGGTGGCGTAAGTGTGGTGAATGAAAAAGAAGAACATCTATTACCATTACCGGTTGCCGGTTTAATGAGTGCCGATGATGGTTATAAAGTTGCAGAAGCTTACAGCAGCATTGATGCAGCTGCTAAAGCATTAGGATCAACATTGGCTGCACCGTTCATGACACTTTCATTTATGGGTTTGCTGGTGATACCTCATTTGAAGCTGAGCGATATGGGTTTATTTGATGGCGACAGTTTCAGGTTAGTATAA
- a CDS encoding DUF4292 domain-containing protein produces MKAFKLFSLFVAGALSVTAVKAQTTDEIVNKHIDAIGGAANWKKITSMVQTGSMTVQGANLDVVNTTLHMKGSRQDIVAMGMTNYQIMTPTAGWKFFPVQGQQAPEPITEEEVKEGQESLDLQGNFIDYKAKGHTIEALGKEDVDGTESFKLKLTTKSGKATTYFLDAKTYLLIKSTTVVKANGQEAELSTTYTNYQKLPEGILVPMSMAIPFAPGMNLDFSIAKVEINKPVDEAIFKPSK; encoded by the coding sequence ATGAAAGCGTTTAAATTATTCAGCCTGTTTGTGGCAGGTGCCTTAAGTGTAACTGCAGTAAAAGCACAAACAACCGATGAGATCGTTAACAAACATATTGATGCCATCGGGGGTGCTGCCAACTGGAAAAAAATAACCAGCATGGTTCAAACCGGAAGTATGACTGTTCAAGGCGCTAATCTTGATGTGGTGAACACTACATTACATATGAAAGGATCACGTCAGGATATTGTTGCAATGGGTATGACGAATTACCAGATCATGACACCAACTGCAGGATGGAAATTTTTCCCGGTTCAAGGACAGCAAGCGCCGGAACCAATTACAGAAGAAGAAGTGAAGGAAGGCCAGGAAAGTCTTGATCTGCAAGGTAATTTTATCGACTATAAAGCAAAAGGTCATACCATTGAAGCATTAGGCAAAGAGGATGTGGATGGAACAGAATCTTTCAAGTTAAAACTTACCACTAAAAGCGGTAAGGCTACAACCTATTTTTTAGATGCAAAAACATACCTTTTGATTAAGTCTACTACCGTTGTTAAAGCAAACGGCCAGGAAGCAGAACTTTCTACTACCTACACGAATTATCAAAAATTGCCTGAAGGAATTTTAGTTCCCATGAGCATGGCCATTCCCTTTGCACCGGGAATGAATCTTGATTTCAGTATTGCTAAAGTGGAAATTAACAAGCCAGTTGATGAGGCAATTTTCAAACCATCAAAATAA